A stretch of DNA from Flavobacteriaceae bacterium MAR_2009_75:
ATGATCCGAAGGTCATTGAATACAATGTTCGAATGGGAGATCCAGAGACCGAAGTGGTGATGCCTCGAATAAAAAATGATCTGGTAGAGCTATTTCAGGCCGTAGCGGATCAAAAACTTGATGAAATCGATTTAGAATTGGATAATCGAACTGCGGCCACCGTTATGTTGGTTTCAGGTGGATATCCGGAAGCATACCAAAAAGGAAAAGAAATGAATGGCTTCGATGTTATAGAAGATTCATTGGTCTTTCACGCCGGAACTAAAATTGATGGCGGTAAAGTAGTAACTAATGGCGGTAGGGTTATGGCAATTACTTCTTTTGGAGATAATTTTGAGCAAGCCCTTGAAGTTTCCTATAAGAATATTCATAACATCACTTTTGATGGTATGAACTATCGAAAAGATATCGGATTCGATTTGTAAAAAACCAAAGAAATCAGCTATTAAGGATTCCTTTCACAGGAAATCCTTAAAGGCTTACAAGTAAGAATGTGAACTGATTGTCTTATCTTCTTCGTTATTGTCGTCGTATTGCTTCAATTGCAACATCCAATAGACAAATCCGGCGAAGCCGATCAACATAAATATCCAGTTCAAGAAATTGGCGCCCCACCAACTTTCCATAAAACGAAGTTGGTCCAATGGCCAAAATAGATTGTTTACAAATAAATCCTCTATTCCTTTAAAAAATGAAGTCATCTTATTACCTATATTTACCTGCAAAAATATAAAAAGTCGGGATGATTTCAATCATTTTTGGCAAAACAAAGCCAATTAATTACATTATTGTTCTCTCATTCTTGTTCGTTTTTTACTGGCTGGTACATTTCTCCCTTTTTCATAAAATTTATGCGCCTGACCAGTTGATTGGGCAAGTATTGATACTGGCGGTTTTGTTCTTCAGCATATTCGTTGTCAATTTTATTGTAAAGAGAAACAAAATTACGGGTACAAATTCTTTCCCGATTTTATTTTATGCTTTGTTGACAGTCATTTTTCCTGAAACTTTGGCAGACTCCAACGCTATTTTTTGCAGCTTCTTTCTTCTTTTGGCATCAAGAAGATTAGTGAGCATGAAATCTCTAAAAACAATCAAGTTTAAGTTGTTCGATGCCACATTATGGGTATTGGTCTCTACTCTTTTTTATGATTGGGCAGTTCTCTTCTTGATTCTGGTTTTTGCTGCTATATATTTTTACCAACCCAAAGTAACTAAAAACTGGTTGGTGCCCATAGCGGCCGTTTTCACTTTCTTTATGATTACCGAATGTGTTTTGGTGCTATCTAACAATACTGATTTTTGGATGCGCCATTACCAATTCAAATTTTCACCTAACATGGTATACTTCTCATACTGGGGCCATAGTACGAAACTTATATTCTATACATTGGGTACTTTGGTAATCGGACTTCTAGCCATCATAAAGTTGGGTAAGGGTAATATTGGGCAGGTTATCAATATGCGATTGATTGCCCTCTCATTTGTGCTTGGTATTATCTTGAATGTTCTAAAGCTTTCAGATAATGTTTACCCAATTATGGTCACATTTTTTCCGGCCGTGGTATTTTTTACGAAATATATTGAATCGATAAGACGTGCGAATATTAAGGAAATTATACTCATGGCAAGTATTGCTTTACCATTTATAGTTTTTTTCAGTAGCATGGCTCTAAAATAGAATTGCCTAAAACCGACCAAGACCTTAGTAATTGATAACTTTGCCATAAAACACACGATATGTTCACTGACTTTGCCTATAAAATATTTGAAGAGAGTATTCAGAAATATCATATAAAAGATACGGTCGACCAGACCTTTGTTAACCCCTACGCCCAAGATGATATTGCAAGACTCTTATTTAGAAAGAATTGGATAGATACGGTTCAATGGCATTACGAAGATCTTATCCGTGATCCCGAAATCGAGCCCAATGCTGCACTTGCGTTGAAAAGAAAAATTGATGCTAGCAATCAAGATCGCACAGATCTAGTAGAATTTATCGACAGTTATTTCTTAGAAAAATACCAATCGGTAGAACCTCTGGATGATGCTAGTATCAATACCGAGAGCCCTGCTTGGGCAATTGATCGATTATCAATTTTAGCTTTAAAGATTTATCATATGCAAGAAGAGGTATCTCGAAAAGATGCCTCATCTGAACACGTTCAAAAATGTAGCGTTAAGCTGAATGTGCTGTTAGAACAGCGTAAAGATCTTTCAACTGCAATCGATCAACTCTTATATGACATCGAAACCGGAAAAAAATACATGAAGGTCTATCGGCAGATGAAAATGTACAACGATGAAGAAATGAACCCCATACTCCGTGGACAAAAATAAACGATACCACGTTCTGGTCATACGCTTATCCGCTATGGGTGATGTTGCGATGACCGTACCCGTACTTGTGGCGTTCATTAACAAATACCCTAGCGTACAGATTACAGTATTGACCAGAAGTTTTTTCAAGCCGATGTTCTCTCAACTCAAAAATGTTGAAGTTTTTGAGGCAGACGTTAAGGGAAGGCATAAGGGGGTGTTCGGTTTATGGAAGCTCTACAAAGAACTCAAATTATTAAAGATTGACGCAGTTGCCGATTTACACAATGTCTTGCGTAGCAAGGTTTTGAAACGTTACTTTGGTTTTGATAAAACTCCTTTCAAACAGATTGATAAAAATAGAGCGGGTAGAAAAGCCCTGACCCGATCAAAAAACAAAGTTTTCAGGCCTCTGAAATCTACCCATCAACGTTACATTGATGTTTTTACGGCCTTGGGGTTTCCTTTCGAATTAGAGTCCAGTCACGTTCTGGCAAAAGAGAAATACCCCGAAAAAGTAAATAATTTAATTGGTCAAGATGCTAAACAGTGGATAGGTATTGCGCCTTTTGCCGCCTTTGCTGGCAAAATGTATCCACTTGAGCTTATGCAACAGGTGGTCGACGAGTTAAATGCCTCTAATAAATTTAAAATATTTCTTTTTGGTGGAGGTGTCTCCGAAAAAGAAAAATTGAAAAAATTAGAAAGCTCATATGAAAACGCAGTTAACGTGGTGGGTAAATTATCATATTCCGAAGAGCTCGCATTAGTCTCTAATCTAGATTTAATGGTTTCAATGGATAGTGGTAATGGCCATCTGGCTGCGATGTATGGGGTGCCGGTCGTCTCGATTTGGGGGGTCACCCACCCTTACGCAGGTTTTTATCCGTTTGGTCAGCCGATTGAAAATGCACTTCTGGCCGACCGCGAAAAGTATCCGTTAATACCGACATCCGTTTACGGAAATAAAGTACCTGAAGGCTACGAAAAGGCCATTGGGACGATATCACCAAAGCAGATATTATCTAAAATTTATATGATATTGGATAGATGACGGCATTAATTATAAGTTCCGTATCCAGAAGCTTGATTCATTACATTTTCAGACTTGGGCTCCATTGATTTGAAGTACTGTCTTAATTGTGACATAAAACGATATTTACGGGCACTCGGTGCTATTTCTACCATTAAGGTTCGCACCCCTATATAAGCGCTCATCAAATAAACCGCCACACCTTCGCTATCTACATGTCTATCGATATGACCATTGAATTTACCTCGCTGAATGGCTGAAACCAAATTGGCTTCCCATATTCTAAGAATATCGTTAAGGTGTTTCATGATTTTTTCGTTCTTACCATTAAATTCGTTAATGAAATTACTCAGAACAAAACCGAAGTCAAGCTCATTGTGAACTGCCGTTTCCAGAGCCTCTTCAAAACAGTTTGTTATCATGTCCAAAGTATTTTCATGACCCTCAATAGGTTCGATAAGCATACTGTACATTTTACGCACGAGCAGATTTTCTATTATCTGAATGAAAAAATCTTCCTTTGAATCAAAATGGTAATAGAAGGCCCCCTTTGAAAGGGAAAGCTCCTTTAAAATATCATCTACACTTGTGTTATAATAACCTTTCTTGTAAAAAAGTTCGAGTCCTGTGACCTGCATACGTTGCATGGTGGCCATGCGTTTTAATGACTTGTTCATAATATCAAAATTTGGGTTAAACCGACCGTTAAGTCTCATACAAAGAACCCACCGATTGCACTTTGGTTGAATCAAATTGGTTGTATGAACACAAAATATCGCCAAACTGTCACAATCTCGACGTACGACCCGCTTTTTAAAAATACTAACCGACCGCCCAGTCGGTTTAAAGGGTCTTTTTTTGGGATTAAAAGCCACTTAAATTCTAAATAACAATCAAATACGGCATAGAAGGTAAGGTCTAACATAATGATATTGAGCGGTCATTCTTATATAGGCAACAGTAGGTGTTAGATTTTTTGAATCGACCTTATACCCTATCACCCACCAAACATTTAAATATTTTTTAGGATTTTCCTTCCTTCGTTTGGCACAAGAATTGACAATTACCAATCGTAAAATTGTTCTTAAAAAATTATATTAATATGGATTACTTAACATTTGCTTTACTAATAAGCGCGTCGGTTTATACTATTTTTTTGATTTTAACCATTAAGACTGTCTTGACCGATGCTTTTCCCAAGCGTCCAGTTCTTATTCCTGTAAAACAAAAAAGAGATAGGTTCAACCGCCGAGGCTAGAAATAGTTTGAAGGAAGTTTGTCGTACGGACAAATTGACATTCGTTCAGTCAAGCTGCTTCATATAAGACGTACAAGTTTAATTTTAAATAAGTTTAGAAAAATGACAAATAATAAAAAAACCCTTCAAGGATGGAGAATCTACCTGTTCTCCGCCCTAATCGCCCTTGGGGTGAGTTTTGCCGTAGTAAAAGGTAGTCAACTGGCTAAAGACGATTCGGCTAATATAACAAAGGTTAGCGGGGTACAGGGTCAGCATGCTTTATTTACTGCCGATAACGAAGGCAATATTAAACCCCTCGATTTTACCGACACCAGTGAAAAGGTATTGGATGCAGTTGTACATATTAAATCGATTCATACGAGGGCTCAAAATAATGGCAATGCCCGCGAACTTCCCGATCCTTTTCGTGAGTTTTTTGGTGATATGTTCAAGAACCAAGTACCCCAAGGTGGCATGCAACAACAGCCTATGGTGGGCACAGGCTCTGGGGTAATCATTAACGAGAAGGGCTATATTGTTACCAATAATCACGTTATCGACAATGCCGATGAGGTAGAAGTTACCTTGTATAACAATCAATCTTACAAGGCTACAGTGGTCGGTACCGACCCAACTACCGATCTAGCTTTGTTGCAGATTAAGGCTGACGGATTAAAAACAATGGCCTTGGTTAATTCTGATGATGTGGAGGTAGGTGAATGGGTGTTGGCCGTTGGTAACCCAATAGGGCTTAATTCAACTGTTACGGCCGGTATCGTAAGTGCTAAAGCTAGAAGTATTCACATCAATAAAGAAAAATTCGCGGTCGAAAGCTTTATTCAGACCGATGCCGCTATTAACCCTGGTAATAGTGGTGGTGCCTTAGTAAATTTAGAAGGAAACCTTATCGGAATAAATACGGCCATCGCAAGTAGAACGGGTAGTTATACCGGTTATGGTTTTGCGGTACCCAGTAATATCGTCACCAAAGTGGTTGAAGATTTATTGAAATATGGCAACGTGCAGAGAGGTATGTTGGGAGTAAGCATTCGTACAATGGATGGCAGTTTGGCGAAAGAAAAAGAGGTGAACTTCTCTAAAGGAGTTTGGGTCGAAAATGTCGGTGAAGAAAGTGCGGCCGATAAAGCCGGAATCGAGTCAGGAGACATCATTACCAAAGTTGACGACATATTAGTAGGTACATCCCCACGACTTCAAGAAATTATTGCGAGTAAGAGACCAGGTGACAAGGTGGTCGTTACGGTAAAGAGAAACGGTAAAGAAAAAGAGTTTGATGTGGTTCTCGAAAACGCCAATGGCACCACTGACATCGTTAAGCGCGAAAAGAAGGAGGTATTGAACTTATTGGGTGCCGATTTCGAAGTGCTCGATGATGAAGTTGCAGAGAAGCTTGACTTAGATGGAGGCGTAAAAGTAGCACGCCTTTATCCGGGCAAGATTCGCAAACAGACCCAAATGAAAGAAGGCTTTATAATCACTCATATCGACGGAAAAAAGGTGAAAGATTTGGATGATATCAGTAAAGCTTTGGAGAATAAGGCAGGCGGAGTAATGCTTGAGGGGGTCTATGAAGGCTCTAAAACTAAATATTACTATGCTTTTGGAATGGATTCGGAATAAGCATATTCAATTTAAGTAACTTAGATGCCGCATTGAGATTGTTCAATGCGGCATCTTTTTATGTTAAGCTTAAATGAGTGATATTCTTAAAAAATCGATTGGTTTGGTTCTTTCAGGGGGAGGTGTGCGGGGTATGGCACATATTGGACTGATAAGAGCGATGAACGAATATGGAATATCGGCTGAAATAGTCAGCGGTAGCAGTGTGGGTGCTCTCGTTGGTGCCTTATATGCCAATGGAAATTCAGTGACCGAAATGCTTTCTTTCTTTAAGGAAACCCCACTTTTCAAATATAACTTTTTGACCATTGTTAAACCGGGTTTTATCGATACCGATAGATATTTCGATGTATTCCGGGTTTATTTTCCTGAAGATAGTTTTGAAGCCTTACAGCGCAAATTACATGTTGTAGCCACCAATTTACAAGATGGTGAACTTTCTTATTTCTCAGAAGGAGAACTTATAGGGCCATTATTGGCGTCAGCCGCATTGCCTCCGGTTTTTAGTCCGGTCGAACTGAACGGCAAATTTTATGCCGATGGGGGCATAATGAATAACTTTCCGCTCGAACCAATTGCTGACAAGGTCGATTTTGTTCTAGGCAGCAACGTATCTGTGGTAGGCCCCTTAGAAAGAAATGCCTTAAAGAATTCGCTGCAGATCACCGGCCGTGTAACCGGTCTCATGATTTATGCCATTAACAGGTCAAAATTGCAAGCCTGTGACCTTCTGTTGGAATTTAAGGAGTTGGAGAACATTGGGGTTTTAGACCGAAAGGGTATCGAAAAGGCATACCTCATCGGTTATGACCGTTCCCGTAGTGCTTTTGATGCTCTGTTGTCTGAATAAGACTTATAACATGGCACTTAACAATAAAGTAGCAACAACCCATAAAACTACCGAAATCACCCCTCCGATAATCAAAAAATGTTTGAACTTATAGATGCCCATGCTGAAAATGAGGGCATTGGTTTGGTAGCCGAGAGGTGTGAAAAAACTAAAATTTGCAGCGAACATTACAGAAAGTATAAAAGGTTTCACATCAAGATTTAAACCATTCGCTAAAGAAATACCAATGGGTGCCATTATAATTGCAGTGGCATTGTTAGAAACCACACTGCTCAATAACATGGTCGTTAGAAATAATAGCCCGATGATAATCATGGGCTTTTGACCGGCCATGAGCCCCAAAAGCTCTTGCGTAATAAATTCATCGGCTTTGGCATTACTCATTGCGATACCCAACGGTATCATACCTGCCAAAAGAAATATAATTTGCCAATTGATTTTTTCATAAATGTGGTTCAGTTCTATACACTTGAATAGCAGCATGGCCAAGGTACCGGTAATAACGCTGGTCATTACCTCAAACACTCCGGTAGCCGCTAAAGTTATCGTACCCAGTAGAATTAGAATGGACAAATTTCTTTTATATACCGTTGTCGGTGGCCTACCTTCGAACTGGTTTAAGACGGCCAAATTATTACTGTTCTCGAAGTTGGGTACATATTCGGCATCGGTCTGTATCAACACCCGATCCCCAATTTTCAAACGGGTAAATTCTTTGTTGCTTTGATAAAGCCGGGTTTTTAAGTTGGTTAATTTCTTACGTTTGTTAACAGCAAGAGGTATGGCCCTCGGTACGATCATCCGTTTTAATTCGGTAATGGTTCTACCGACAAATCGTGATCCAGGCAATAACAAAAGTTCGAGTAGAACCGATTCTCTATCTTCTTTTTCTGAAGCTTTTTTATTCTTCTTGGCCGTAGCACCTACTTTTTTAATCTGTGTTCCTTTGGTTGATTTAAGCTGATCTGCTTCCTCACCTTCGATATCAAAATAACCTTCACTTCGCATCTGTTGTAGATTGTCAAGACTACAATGCAACAGAATAATATCGTGGGCCCTAATACTCATATTCTTGTTCAAGATATTTTGGTCTCGCCCGTTTCTAGTGATTCGTAAAACGGTTATATCAGACTCCTTGAACATAAATGAATCACCCAGTTCGGTATTTACTAGAGAAGAGTCGGGCTCAACATCTATGGTCAGCAAATACCGATCAAGATCATAATTATCTGAAAGGTTAGCGGTTTCTTGGGGCAAAAACTTGTAGAAGAGAAGTATAATAATAATGGAAACGGTCAAGAAGATGGCACCCATCCATGTAAATTCAAAAAAACCGAGTCGCTCTCCTGTATATCTTGCTGAAATATTATTGACCAGTAAATTGGTAGAAGTACCCATCAGTGTGCAACTTCCGCCCAGGATACTGGCGAAAGAAATAGGCAATAGCATTTTGCCGGGGGGCATTTGATATTTCTCTTTGAGCTCTGCCACTATCTTAATGAAAACAATGACCACGGCTGTTGAGCTAACGAAGGCCGATATACTGCCTGCAATCAGCATAATGGCCAGTAATGCGAATACCATGGGCCAGTTTTTAAGAACTTTGAGACCTTTGGCCAACCAAGAAATCGCTCCGTTTTCTTCAAGACCGATAGCCAAAATCATCAAACAGAGAATGGTAATGACCGCTTTGTTCGAAAAACCGCTTACGGCTTCTTCAGGAGATACCAGGCCGGTCAATAATAGCGCTGCAATGATGCAGAACGAAATTTTATCCATGGGAAATATCTCAAAGGCGAACAGAAAGATGACTGCGCCGATGATGAGAAAGACCAAAATGATTTCCCAAGTCATAATATTCTTAAAAACGCTAAATTATTCTTTAACTATCAATATTTTAACTTTAAAAATAAAAAAGCGAACCTGATATCTATTGGCATGTAATTATATAATTTAGTAATATCTTACTTTCAAATGAGTAAAAAATGGTCAATATATAGAAGATATAAAGCCCTGGGCCTTTGGAACAAAGTTTTCTTATGGCTTGCAATTATCGGTATAGTTATAGGTGGGTGGCAGCTTTATTTGGCATATAATCCACCAACAAAGCTGGTAATAAGTGACGAGGAGAATGGGGTCTTGGAACAGAATGGGGCTAAACCCAATGAAGTAGCGGAATTGATAAATATAATTCAAGCCGATAGAAATAAGGCTATAGATGATGTAGCTCAAATCGAATTTATTGATATCATTTCAAATATCTATAAATCACTAGATTCAACATCTACAATTATTTTGAATCAAATCCATGTTGATTCGATAACGGGTATAGAATACAGAAGTGATGTGCTAATAGAAAAAGAGATATTAGGCACCAAGATTAAATTACTGCTCAGACTTAATCCATATGAAAACCCCATCGGAGAAAGTGAGATTTTAAATTTTCAAAATCATATTGAAAAAATAAGGGCTTCAAAGGGAGTAATTATTACGAAAGGTAAATACAGGAAGGCCGCTGTTAAATTTGCTGATGCGTATTCTATTGATTTGGCAACTTTTCAAAGTTCAATAATGGACAAATGGGCTGAAAAAATGGAAATTCCTGTAGTCGTAAAAATTATAAGCGTACAAAGTGTTTATAATTTAAAATTTAAGGCATTGGCCGCCGAGCAAAAAGAGATTAATCCAAAATTTACCAAAATACTATATAAAGAATCTGGAGAACATTTCATAATGGATTTGTTTATCCGAAAATGGAATGAAGGTCATATTTATAAACCAGGTGATAATAAAAAAGGGGTTATAGATTTCTATCGACCAAATGCGAAAATTCAGTTGGTTCCTTCAGGTGCATGGCACGAATGTCAAGAAATTATGGTGGATTATTCTATTGAAGAAAGCTATAAATTCAGTTATTTGCAACCAAAAAAATATACCGAACTCTTGAAAGTTTCCAATGATCAACTTATTTATTGGGAAATGGAATTTAATAAAAGTCAATTTGATGAATTGAATAATTGGAGAACTATCAGGCGAATTCCTAACTACTATAAAAATATATCTAGAAAATTAACTATCGTTAAAATGAATTACTTGGATAGGTCAACTATCCTAGATGAAGATATAGAGTGGCATTTTAAATAAATTGTCTATACGTCATCATAATCGACGGTAAGCGTAGGCGTAAGAGGTAGTGCTTGACAGGTAAGAATAAAACCATCTTCGATTTCGCCATCGGTCAATATTTGGTTTTTCACCATTTCAGCCTTTCCCTCTTTGACCCGGGCGATACAGCTACTGCATACGCCCCCTTGGCAAGAATAGGGTGCGTCGATATTTTCTTTGAGCACAGCGTCAAGAACCCGCTCTTTTTTGTCCATTTGAAATGAAAACTCCTCTTCATCAACTATAACTTTCAGTTGTGTCTGACCCTCGGCGTCAACCGGCATTTCGTCTAAAATTTCGGTGGTGGTGAAAAGTTCAAAATGAATTTTTTCTTTAGGGATATCATTTTCTTGAAGCTTATCGGAAACCAGATTGATCATGGCTTCTGGTCCACAGAGGTAGTACGCATCAAATTCGGTGTTTTTGTGTTTGTTCTTTAAGGCGTAATTCACCGTTGATGCATCGATTCGACCGAACAGCGAATCATCTTCTTGGGTCTGACTGGTTATAAAATAGGTGAAGAATCTATCTGGGTGATCCAGTTCTAATTTTACCAGATCGGTATAGAACATGGTGTCTTTGTACGACTTGTTGCCATACACCAGCACAAACTTGCTTTTCGGGTCGCTTGCCAAAACGGCCTTCGCAATACTCATAATCGGGGTAATACCACTACCGGCAGCAAAAGCGGCGATATTTTTGGCCTTTCCTGAAGAATTAAATGTAAAACGACCTTCTGGCGGCATAACTTCGAGAACATCTCCAACGGCTAATTTGGTATGTGCGTAATCGGAAAACCCGCCTCTATCTACTTTCTTTACCCCAATGGTAAAACAGTCACTTTTTGGAGAAGAACAGATTGAATAGGCCCTTCTTAACTCTTTACCCTTTATTTCTTTTTTTATGGTGACATACTGCCCAGGCAAAAAATCGAAAGTTTGAATAAGGTCTTTAGGTATAGTAAGGGTTATGGCCACCGAATTTGGTGTTAACGGTTTGATATGTTTTACCGTAAGGGAATGAAATTTACTCATGAGATGTGTTTATCGCAAATAGGGTGCTAAATTAAGCATTGATGGCCCCATTTGAAACGGAAAGCTTAAAAAAAGAGTATCGTAATGTAACAAACCTATTATTTTTGACACCCATGCATAAAACTTGAAACCCTGATTCTATGTTCAAGCACTTCACCAAGTTACAATGGCAATCATTCTTTCGATCCTCATCATTGGGCAAAACCTTGGGAGTGAAAATTTTAATGGGCTTCTTTGCGATATATATGCTAGCCTCATTAGCTATGGGCGGGGCCGGTATTTTTTTCATGCTGCAAGAGGTATTTCCAGATATTGACCCACTGGTCTCGGTTAACCGGTTCTTGGTGTATTGGATTCTCGCAGAGCTATTTTTGAGGTATTTTATGCAGAAACTACCAGTAATGGATATCAAGCCCTTTTTGAGCCTCCCCATTAAAAAGAGTAGTTTAACACACTACGTTCTTGCGCGCTCCACGGTTTCCTTTTACAATTTATTGAGTGTATTCTTTTTTGTGCCTTTCTGTATCGTACTCTTAGCTAAAGGTTATCCGGCTTTAAATATATCCCTTTGGTTTCTGTCGATAGTGGCAATCACCTTATCAATAAACTACATCAATTTTATAATCAATAAGAACAACAAGGCCTTGATTCTTGTTGGCGCCCTATTGTTGGGCTGCTATGCCTTAGACCGATTCGACATTTACCCAATAACAGAATATATAGGCAATCTCTTTTATACGCTATATGAGAACCCTGTTTGGTTAATCGTGCCGGTACTATTTGTAGGCTACACCTACTACATCAATTACAACTATCTTAGAAATAGAATTTTTTTAGATACCACCTTAAAAAAGAAAACCAAACAAGTGGTTGCTTCCGATATGGAATGGACCCGACGGCTTGGGCATATTGCACCTTTTCTTCAGTTAGATTTAAAACTGATATGGCGCAACAAGCGAACGAAAACGCAGGTGTTTTTATCATTGGCCATGATTTTATACGGATTGGTTTTTTACACCATGGATGATTTCGGACCCAACTCACCCATGCTTGTTTTTGTCGGGATTTTTATGACGGGAATTTTCTTGATGAATTTTGGGCAGTTCATACCCGCCTGGGATAGTGAATATTATAGTATGATGATGTCTCAGAACATTCCGCTTAGAAATTATTTAGAGTCTAAAGCAGGTCTTATTTATGTCAGCATTGTGGTGATGTTTTTATTATCTGTGCCTTATGTCTATTTTGGGTGGGAGGCCCTTGCAATTAATTTTAGTTCTGCACTATATAATTTAGGTGTTAATGTGCCTATAATTCTATTTTTTGGTTCGATGAACAAAAAACGTATCGACCTAGGAAAAAGTGCGGTAGCCAACATGCAAGGGGTCAGTGCGGTGCAGTTCTTGGTGGGCATTCCTCTTTTTGGTATACCTATGATTTTGTTTACGGTGCTGAATTATTGGGTCTCGTTTCAAGTGGCTATTATCACCTTGAGTGCTCTTGGCATTGTGGGTTTTGCTTTGAGAAACAACCTGCTCGATATGATTACGCGACTATATCGAAATAAAAAGTATCGAATGATTGCCGGTTTTAAAGAAAAGAACAGTTGAAAATATTCGAGCTTATTTCATTTTTAAAAATAAACACATGATTTCAGTACAAAACCTAACTAAAAACTATAGTGGCCAAACAGTTTTGAACCTTGAAAGTTTAGAAATACCTAAAGGACAAAGTTTTGGTCTAGTGGGCAACAATGGCGCCGGTAAGACCACATTTTTTAGCCTCTTGTTAGATTTGATTCAACCGACTACCGGGCATATTATTAGCAATGAGGTTAGAGTGGATCAAAGCGAAGCTTGGAAACCCTTTACCTCTTCCTTTATAGATGAGTCTTTTTTAATAGGATATTTG
This window harbors:
- a CDS encoding ADP-heptose:LPS heptosyltransferase; protein product: MGDVAMTVPVLVAFINKYPSVQITVLTRSFFKPMFSQLKNVEVFEADVKGRHKGVFGLWKLYKELKLLKIDAVADLHNVLRSKVLKRYFGFDKTPFKQIDKNRAGRKALTRSKNKVFRPLKSTHQRYIDVFTALGFPFELESSHVLAKEKYPEKVNNLIGQDAKQWIGIAPFAAFAGKMYPLELMQQVVDELNASNKFKIFLFGGGVSEKEKLKKLESSYENAVNVVGKLSYSEELALVSNLDLMVSMDSGNGHLAAMYGVPVVSIWGVTHPYAGFYPFGQPIENALLADREKYPLIPTSVYGNKVPEGYEKAIGTISPKQILSKIYMILDR
- a CDS encoding TetR family transcriptional regulator: MQRMQVTGLELFYKKGYYNTSVDDILKELSLSKGAFYYHFDSKEDFFIQIIENLLVRKMYSMLIEPIEGHENTLDMITNCFEEALETAVHNELDFGFVLSNFINEFNGKNEKIMKHLNDILRIWEANLVSAIQRGKFNGHIDRHVDSEGVAVYLMSAYIGVRTLMVEIAPSARKYRFMSQLRQYFKSMEPKSENVMNQASGYGTYN
- a CDS encoding Do/DeqQ family serine protease, translating into MTNNKKTLQGWRIYLFSALIALGVSFAVVKGSQLAKDDSANITKVSGVQGQHALFTADNEGNIKPLDFTDTSEKVLDAVVHIKSIHTRAQNNGNARELPDPFREFFGDMFKNQVPQGGMQQQPMVGTGSGVIINEKGYIVTNNHVIDNADEVEVTLYNNQSYKATVVGTDPTTDLALLQIKADGLKTMALVNSDDVEVGEWVLAVGNPIGLNSTVTAGIVSAKARSIHINKEKFAVESFIQTDAAINPGNSGGALVNLEGNLIGINTAIASRTGSYTGYGFAVPSNIVTKVVEDLLKYGNVQRGMLGVSIRTMDGSLAKEKEVNFSKGVWVENVGEESAADKAGIESGDIITKVDDILVGTSPRLQEIIASKRPGDKVVVTVKRNGKEKEFDVVLENANGTTDIVKREKKEVLNLLGADFEVLDDEVAEKLDLDGGVKVARLYPGKIRKQTQMKEGFIITHIDGKKVKDLDDISKALENKAGGVMLEGVYEGSKTKYYYAFGMDSE
- a CDS encoding NTE family protein, giving the protein MSDILKKSIGLVLSGGGVRGMAHIGLIRAMNEYGISAEIVSGSSVGALVGALYANGNSVTEMLSFFKETPLFKYNFLTIVKPGFIDTDRYFDVFRVYFPEDSFEALQRKLHVVATNLQDGELSYFSEGELIGPLLASAALPPVFSPVELNGKFYADGGIMNNFPLEPIADKVDFVLGSNVSVVGPLERNALKNSLQITGRVTGLMIYAINRSKLQACDLLLEFKELENIGVLDRKGIEKAYLIGYDRSRSAFDALLSE
- a CDS encoding TrkA family protein — its product is MTWEIILVFLIIGAVIFLFAFEIFPMDKISFCIIAALLLTGLVSPEEAVSGFSNKAVITILCLMILAIGLEENGAISWLAKGLKVLKNWPMVFALLAIMLIAGSISAFVSSTAVVIVFIKIVAELKEKYQMPPGKMLLPISFASILGGSCTLMGTSTNLLVNNISARYTGERLGFFEFTWMGAIFLTVSIIIILLFYKFLPQETANLSDNYDLDRYLLTIDVEPDSSLVNTELGDSFMFKESDITVLRITRNGRDQNILNKNMSIRAHDIILLHCSLDNLQQMRSEGYFDIEGEEADQLKSTKGTQIKKVGATAKKNKKASEKEDRESVLLELLLLPGSRFVGRTITELKRMIVPRAIPLAVNKRKKLTNLKTRLYQSNKEFTRLKIGDRVLIQTDAEYVPNFENSNNLAVLNQFEGRPPTTVYKRNLSILILLGTITLAATGVFEVMTSVITGTLAMLLFKCIELNHIYEKINWQIIFLLAGMIPLGIAMSNAKADEFITQELLGLMAGQKPMIIIGLLFLTTMLLSSVVSNNATAIIMAPIGISLANGLNLDVKPFILSVMFAANFSFFTPLGYQTNALIFSMGIYKFKHFLIIGGVISVVLWVVATLLLSAML
- a CDS encoding restriction endonuclease; its protein translation is MSKKWSIYRRYKALGLWNKVFLWLAIIGIVIGGWQLYLAYNPPTKLVISDEENGVLEQNGAKPNEVAELINIIQADRNKAIDDVAQIEFIDIISNIYKSLDSTSTIILNQIHVDSITGIEYRSDVLIEKEILGTKIKLLLRLNPYENPIGESEILNFQNHIEKIRASKGVIITKGKYRKAAVKFADAYSIDLATFQSSIMDKWAEKMEIPVVVKIISVQSVYNLKFKALAAEQKEINPKFTKILYKESGEHFIMDLFIRKWNEGHIYKPGDNKKGVIDFYRPNAKIQLVPSGAWHECQEIMVDYSIEESYKFSYLQPKKYTELLKVSNDQLIYWEMEFNKSQFDELNNWRTIRRIPNYYKNISRKLTIVKMNYLDRSTILDEDIEWHFK